In one Saimiri boliviensis isolate mSaiBol1 chromosome 3, mSaiBol1.pri, whole genome shotgun sequence genomic region, the following are encoded:
- the IL2 gene encoding interleukin-2, translating into MYRMQLLSCIALSLALITNSAPTSSSTKKTQLQLEHLLLDLQMLLNGINNYKNPKLTRMLTFKFYLPKKATELKHLQCLEEELKPLEEVLNLAQSKNFHLRDTRDIISNINVLVLELKGSETTFTCEYDDDTATIIEFLNGWITFCQSIISTLT; encoded by the exons ATGTACAGGATGCAACTCCTGTCTTGCATTGCACTAAGTCTTGCACTCATCACAAACAGTGCACCTACTTCAAGttctacaaagaaaacacagCTACAACTGGAGCATTTACTGCTGGACTTACAGATGCTTTTGAATGGAATTAAT AATTACAAGAATCCCAAACTCACCAGGATGCTCACCTTTAAGTTTTACCTGCCTAAGAAG GCCACAGAATTGAAACATCTTCAGTGTCTAGAAGAAGAACTCAAACCTCTGGAGGAAGTGCTAAATTTAGCTCAGAGCAAAAACTTTCACTTAAGAGATACCAGGGATATAATCAGCAATATCAATGTACTAGTTCTGGAACTAAAG gGATCTGAAACAACTTTCACATGTGAATATGATGATGACACAGCAACCATTATAGAATTTTTGAATGGATGGATTACCTTTTGTCAAAGCATCATCTCAACACTGACTTGA